The Vulgatibacter sp. genomic interval TCCGGATCCCCGCCATCCGGCGGGTGTTGATGAAGACCGCGCCGTCGGCAGGCACGGAGATGCCGTGGCCGGTCGCCTGGATGGCGACGGGCAGACCGCGCGTGCGGGCGAAGCCCACCGCTGCGGCGACGTCGGCAGCGTCGGTCGCCCCGACGATGAGCGCGGGGTGGTGCTCGACGAGCTGGTTGTAGCCGGCGCGCTCCTGGTCGTACGCGGCGTCGCCGGGCCGGAGCACGGGCCCCGTGGCCACCAGCGCGGCGCCTTCGTCAGAGGGATTCGGGTGGGGAGTTGCGGATGCGTTCGTCATGGGTTCCTCGATGAGGCGAGTCGGTCACCCATCGTGACGGCCAGGCCCGCCCGTTTGTGACGAGTGCGTGCTCGAAACCAGGCCGGCGGAAGAGCAGCGCCTGGTGCGGACGACCCATTTGCGCTCGCGACGTCACAACCGCGATGCCCCGGCCGTCCCTCGATGCAGACCCCTCGCAAAGGACCACTTCGTGGCCAAGCACCGCCCCTTGAACTACGTCGCAGCGATCCCCGACATCCTGAAGGCACTCGAGCAGGTGCACGTGGTGATGGACGGCACAGGCTTCGACCGCACCGTCCACCACCTCGTGCAGCTGCGCGCCTCCCAGATCAACGGATGCGCGTTCTGCGTGAAGATGCATACGAACGAGGCCCGCCAGGACGGCGAGACGAACGAGCGGCTCGATCGCCTCGTGGTCTGGGAGCGCGTGAGCGACTTCACCCCGAAGGAACGCGCCGCGCTGGCGTGGACCGAGGCGCTCACCTCGCTCGAACGCAGGACCGACTACGCCGCGTTGCGTGCCGGCCTGCGGGAGCATTTCACCGAGGTCGAGGTGGGTGTACTCACCGTGACGGCCACGATGATCAACCTCTGGAACCGCCTCCAGATCGCCTGCCACTGACATGAACGAGCTCCACGACGTCACCGTCTTCGAGAAGAAGCGCCCCTACCTCCTGGGCCTCGCCTACCGCATCCTGGGATCCCTGGCAGATGCAGAGGACGCGGTGCAGGACACCTTCCTCAAATGGCGCGGCGCCGATCGCACCACCATCCGCGATCCGTCCGCCTGGCTGACGACCGCGTGCACGCGCCGCTGCATCGACATCCTGTCGGCGCGGCACACGCGGGTGGACTACGTCGGCGCCTGGCTGCCGGAACCGATTCACGCGGTGACGGAGGCGACCCCGGAGAGCGATCTCGAGCTCGCGTCCTCGCTGTCGACGGCCTTCCTGCTGCTGCTCGAGCGCCTCACGCCGAAGGAACGGGCCGCGTATCTCCTGCACGAAATCTTCAGCCGGCCGTACCCGGAGATCGCCGCAGCGCTCGGCATGCAGGAGGCCGCCTGCCGCAAGCTCGTTTCCCGCGCGCGCACGAGCGTCGGCGAGGACCGCATGCGCCACGTGGCGTCGCGGGAGCGGCAGGAGGAGCTCCTGGCGGCGTTCCGGAGCGCCGTCGCAACGGGCGTGACCGAGCCGTTGGCCGCCCTGCTGTCAGACGACATCGCGCTCACCGCCGACGGCGGCGGCAAGGTGACGACGATCGAGCGTGCGCTCTCCGGCAAGCCGGAGGTGCTCCCCTTCGTCGCCGAGCGGCTGCGGAACTGGTGGAGCAGCTACGAGTGGCAGCTGGTGCGCATCAACGGGGCCCTTGGCGCGCTGCTCCTCGAGAACGGCCAGATCGTTGCAGCGCTCAGCTTCGCCTTCGATGCGGAAGGGCGTGCGACCGGCATCTTCATCATGCGCAACCCCGACAAGCTCGCACGTCTCTCCGCCGAGGTGTTCCTCTCGTGAGCCCAGAGGAAGCAGGGGCTGCCGCCCCGATACGACGCGAGCCCGGCTGGCGCGATCTGCTCGCCGGCGCGAACCTCGTCCGCTCGCTGGCACTCGCCGGCGGGGCGGGGCTCCACGCCACCAACCTCTACGTCTCGACCACCATCCTCCCGTCGGTGGTGCGCGACATCGGCGGCCTCGCCTACTACGCCTGGAACACGACGGTCTTCGTCGTCGCCTCGATTCTCGGCTCGGCGGTCGCGTCCCGCCTCCTCGCGCGGCTCGGAGCCCGGGCGGCGTACGCTATCGCTGCCGCGATTTTCGCTGCGGGGTCGCTCCTCTGCGCAGCAGCGCCGGCGATGGCGACGATGCTCGTCGGGCGCTTCGTTCAGGGGCTCGGGGGCGGTCTGCTGCTCGCCCTGCCCTACGCCCTGATCCGCACCACCTTCGCCGAGCCGCTCTGGCCCCGGGCCATGGCCTTGTTCTCGGGCGTATGGGGCATCGCAACCCTGCTCGGTCCGACGATCGGCGGCATCTTCGCGGAGCTCGGCAATTGGCGCGCGGCCTTCTGGTCGCTCGCTCCTGCCACGGCGGCTCTCACGCTCGCGGCCGTCTTCGTCCTGCCGCGCCGCAAAGGCGGCGCGCCGGCGCCGCCGCTTCCCGGGCGCCAGCTTGCCCTGCTCACGGCGGCGGTCCTGGCCGCCTCCGCGAGCAGCGTGGCAGGACGCAGCGCGTGGAGCGCGGGTGGTCTTCTGCTCGCCGTCACGCTGGTCGCTGCCGTGATCACGGCGGAATCACGGGCCCGGCATCGCCTGCTGCCGCGCGGCGCCTTCCGGATCACCAAACCGCTCGGCGCGCTCTACCTGATGTCGGCGCTCCTTGCGATGACCGTCACCTGCACCGAGATCTTCGTGCCCCTCTTCCTCCAGGAGCTGCGCGGGCTCTCGCCGCTCGAGGCCGGTTATCTCGCCGCCCTGATGTCGGTGGGATGGACGGTGGGCGCGATCGTGACCTCGAGCCTGCACGAGGGCCGCTTGATCCTGGTGCTCCGTGGGGCCGCACTCCTGTCGGTGGTCTCGATGGCTGCGCTCGCCGTGCTCCTGCCGGGGCAAGGCGGTGGGGGCTGGGTGGCGCTCACGCCGCTCTGCATCGCGCGCGTCGCCGGTGGCGCCGGGGTCGGCATCGCCTACCCGCACCTCTCGGCGAGCATCCTCCGCGTCGCGCCAGCCGACGAGGCGGAGATCGCCGGGTCGTCGATCATGACGGTGCAGCTCTGCGCCACGGCCTTCGGCGCCTCGCTCGCAGGCGTAACGGTCAACCTGGCAGGCCTGGGTGACGGCCCGGAGGGTGTGGCAGGGGCCGCCCGCTGGCTCTTCGTGGTCTTCGCCCTGGGACCGGCGCTGTGCCTCATGATCGCATGGGGCTGGCGGCAGCCCGCCGAGCGCTGAGGCCCTACGGTCCTTGCGGCGCCGAGGCTCGACGAAGCTGCGGTAGAGTGCGGCGGCCATGCGCGCATGCCCTCCAGCCAGCATCGCTCTGCTGCTCCTCGCGTCCGCGTGCGACGGGCCGCCGCCGAGCCGTGCCGACGAGGTCGCCTGCCTCGCCGTCGCGCACGAGGAGCGGCCCGGGCTCTATGCGGCCGAGACGAATGCCGCCGGCCAGCGCCTCGAGGTCCGCATCGCTCCGATGGACGAGCCGGAGGTCTGGCTGGACGAGGAGCAGCTGACCGACGACGATCTCCTGCAATTCGACCCCGCGCTCGACGACGACGGGCACGTGGCCTGGGCGCAGGTCGGCCTGGTCAACCTTGCCTCCGAAGTCGTCCTCGACGGGGAAGTGATCGTCTCGGACGGCGCCTTCCACCGCTGGCTGCGCCTCGGCGGTGGCATACTCGCCTGGGTCCGCTTCGATCCACGCACCCTCGAGAACGCCGTCTGCCGCCGGCTGCTCGAGAACGCCGAGACGGCCTGCGAGGTGTTGCCCTTCTTCCCGCAGGAGCTCGTCCTCTTCGACGGCACCCTCTTCCTCGCCGGCTTCGACGAGACGACGACGCGCCGCCGGCTGGAGATCCGATCGGCAACATCGCTCGCACTCCGCCACGCAGAATCCCTCGCGCCGACCGACCTGCTCTGGCGCGGGACGCATGGCCCTCGTCTCGTACGCGTCGATGGAGATTCCGGCGCCCGCAGCGTTTTCCACGCCTACCGCGAGCTCTTCGGTGCGCAGCGGGGCGAGCCCTTCGCGCGCGGGAACGATCACCTGGGCCGGCTCGCCTGGAACGTCGCCTACCGCCTTCGCGGCCTGCAGGCGCTCTACGGCGTCACCGGCGATCTCGCGTTGCTCGACGAGGTGCGAAGCATCGCTGCATCGCTGCTCGGCCACATGGACGACGAGGGGCTCTTCACCAGCACCAAATACAGCGTGGATGCGCGGACTCCGATCGCCCTCGCGGTGAACAACGCCTCGATCCACGAGGCGCTGCTCGCCACCCACGAGCTCCTCACCCCCGAGCAGGCGTCGCGCGCCCTCGGTGCAGCGCGGGCAATGTTCGACCACTACGAGGCCGACTGGCACGGCCACTACACCTTCACGCCCTGCTCGGCGCTCGAGTGGGACGGCATCGTCATGCCGTTCAACCAGCAGAACCAGCTGGGCCTCGTCGCGCTGCAGCTCCACCACCTCACCGGGGAGCCTCGCTACCTGCAGCGCGTCGAAGCGCTCTTCGACAACCACGTCGCCGAGCTCTTCGATCGGGATGGGGTCCGGCTCTGGAACTACTGGCCGCAGCGCTTCTACGACGGCTGGGCTGCCGGTGAGACGGCGAGCTGCAACACGCCCGAAGCGCCCCCCACCTCGCCGAAGCGGGCGGAGGACTTCTCGCACGCGCGCATCAACCTCGCGTTCCTGGCCGCTGCGGCGCACGCGCTGGGGCGGCCCGTTCCCGTCGACATCGAGGCGATCGGGGAGAACCTCGCCCCGGCGCAGGGCCGTTTCGCACGCTTCATCGACGGTACGACGGACCGCTACCCGGCGAGCTACACCTACCTGCCGCCCCTGCCGGAGGCGGCGGCGATCGCCCCCTGGTACGAGGGCGCCGTCGACGTAGCCCGGCCGGACTTCGATCGGCAGGTCGTCTTCCTCGGCCACGCCGTCGCCGCGGCCCGCAGCTCGTCCACCCTGCCCTGGCGTCTCGAGCTGGGTGAGCGGCGTTGGGAGGCGGGAGCTTTCGGCAGCTGGCGCACACGCCGGATCGCCGAGCGCGACGGCTGGCTCGCGATCCGCGGACTCTATTGCGAATGAGGCACGTGCACCGCTCGCATGGGACCGCCGCCGCGTCAGCTGCGGTGAAACCAGGCCAGCCCGAGCAGCCCCATCAACAGAATCGCGGCTCCGATCACCACGATGGAGATCGAGAGCGGTTCGAAGGTGCCATCCTGGATCTGCCGCGTCCGCCGCCGGAAGTGGCTGGCTGAGAGCACCACGAGGACGAGGCCGAAGATCACGAAGCCGGTCCCCATCCACGCGGCGTCGATGACCAGGTGCCGGGCCTTTCCCTCGCTCTGGTTGACCTCCTGCAGGTACATCGCGAGCCGGTTGATCGCCAGGCCCAGGGAGATCAGGGAGACGGCGGTGCGCAACCAGGCCACGAAGGTCCGTTCGTTGGCCATGTGTGGCGAGACCGCGTATCGCTCTTTGGGCCGCGATTCCTCTCCTGCCATTGGCGGCACGTTGTGACGCAAGGTCGGTTGCAGGAAGCCCCTTTCCCGAGCTGCCTACCTTCCCGGGAAGGCCGTGCCCCCGCTCGCAGCGGCGGTGGCGCCGCCGCGCTGGCTCTGCTGCTCCGGGCGTGCACGGACAGTCGCCCGAATTGCCCACCTGGTGCGCTGCTCTTACCCAGTTCGCCCGAAACGTCGTGCACGCGGCGCCCAGTAGGCGGGCAAGCAGGCGCTCCCACGCATGGCATGCGCCGTGCTCCCACATCGACTGCGACAGTGCTTGCCGGTCACGAAAAGTGGGGAGGGGATCATGAGGGGGAAGGTCTGGTTGCCGTTGTTCCTGGGCGTGGTGGTGGGTGCGGCTGGCTGTGGTGGGGACGACGGAGGTAGCGGAAAGCCCGCCGGAGACACGGCCGGTCGCGACGACGGCGGGGGCGGCACCGGCGGCGATGGGACGCAGGGGCGCCCGATTCTCGGCACGGACGCTGTCGATGGCGGCAGCCCCATCGTCGTCAGCCCCTACAACGGGGGGAGCTACGGCGGCGGCGGAAATGGAGGAAGCGGCGGCGGCTACTACAAGCAGGAGAAGTGCGGCGACGGCCGGGACAATGACGGCGACGGCAAGTTCGATTGCGACGATCCGGACTGCGCCAGCGATTCCGCCTGCCAGGTGGAGGAGATCTGCGACGACGGCATCGACAATGACGGCGACTACAAGGTCGATTGCGAAGATCCCGACTGCGCCTACGACGATGCATGCATGGCGCCCGTCTGCGAGGGCGACCGGCTCTGCTTCGACATCCACCGGGAACAGGAGATCAGCTTCCTGCTCGTGGACGTGCCCTGCCCCGAGAAGGTCGAGAGCATCGTCGTCACCGATGAGTACGGCCGCGAGCGCGGATCGGTGAAAGACGACCAGCCCAGCAATTGCGAGAAGAACCTCCTGGGCTTCAAGGTCGAGGGCGTGAACGCGCGCGACGTCGAACTCTGCATCACATTCGATGAGCCCGTATCTTCCGAGGCCGTCACCATCCAGGTGAAGAGCGGGCTGGACTGCAGCATCGAGGAATGGGGCAGCGCCGAATCGTGCGAGTGCCGCGAGCGCTACCCGCAGCCCGACTGATCCGGCAGCGCCGGCGTGAGACGAGGCCCCACGGCATCCGTGCCATGGGGTTTCCCCTTTCCGGTCCGCTCCGTCGTCGTGGACACACTCGCAGCAGGGCCCCGGTTCCCTGCCGCACCGAACGAGCGGATGCTGGTGGTGCCACCGGAGACGCAGCGCCGGTGCGCCAGCGCAGGCCTAGCCTGGGGGGAGAACGCGATGAAGATCGTCGTTGCCGGCGCCACCGGAAAGCTCGGTCGCCTCGTGATCGATGGGCTCCTGCAGAAGGTGCCCACCTCGCAAATGGTGGCGGCCGTTCGCCATCCCGAGAAAGCCGTCGACCTGGCGGCCCGCGGCGTCGACGTCCGCCACGTCGACGCCTCCAGGCCCGAGACGCTCAAGGCCGCCTTCTCGGGGACGCAGAAGGCGCTGCTGATCTCCTCTGCCGAGGAGAACGCGCTCGCCTGGCACCAGGCGGTGCTCGAGGCAGCGAAGAAGGCCCACATCCGGCTCCTCGTCTACACGAGCATGCTCCACGCCGAGGAGTCGCACCTTCGCGCTGCCGCGGTGCACCGGGCCACCGAGCGGTTGCTGCGTGCGTCGGGGCTCACCCACGTGATCCTGCGCAACGGCCTCTACCTCGAGAACTTCACCGAGCAGGCCGTCCTCGCGCTGGAGAACGGCGCGGTGATCGGAAATGCGTCCGAGGGCCGCGTCGCGGGGGCGAGCCGCGCCGACTACGCTGCCGCAGCGGTCGCGGTGCTCACGGGCACGGGCCACGAGAACAAGATCTACGAGCTGGTCGGCGACAAGCCCTTCGGCATGGCGGACCTGGCCGACGAGATCTCCCGGATCGCAGGCAAGCAGGTCGGCTACGAGGATCTCACGCCGGAGGATCACGGCGTCCTGCTCGTTGCAGCAGGACTCCCGGCGGAACGAGCCGAGATGCTGGTCGACGTGCACCTCGCCATCTCCCGGGGCGAGATGACCGCGCGCGCAGAAGATCTGCGCCGGCTGATCGGACGGCCCACGACGACACTCGCCGGCGCGCTCGCGGCGGCGTTGCCGCAAGCGCCGGGCTCGGTCCCCGCATAGGGCGGAGGCGCGTTCAGCCGCTTTGCACCTTGCGGAAGCGGAGCTTGGGGAGGCCCGAGTCCTCGTCGACGAAGCGGCCCGCCTCGGTCCAGCCGTTGCGCCGGAAGAAGTCGTTCGCCGGGCGGTTCGCTTCGAAGCTCTCGAGGAGCAGCTCCGCCCAATCATGGAAGAGGTGCGCCTCGACGTGGCCGAGCAGGCGGGAGCCGAGGCCTCGGCGCTGGCGGTCGGGATCGATGAGCAGCAGGTCGATGGTCTTGCCCAGCGCGATGCCCAGGCCCACGATCTCGCTTTCGTCGACGAGGACGACGCAATTGCCCACGTTCTCTTCGAGGTAGCGCTCGATGAAGCCGCCCTCCACGAATCCATCGACCACCGCGTCCCCCAGGAACGGCCGGTAGCAGCGCAGGATGGTGCGGTGCGCGAGGGCGACGAGCGCCGCTGCTTCCTCGGGCTCTGCGCCGCGAATCTCGATCTCCATGCCGGCAACGTAAGGCCGTTGCGGACCTGCAGGCAATTCGTCGAAGCGTTCGCGCTCCCGGCTCCGCTCAACCCTCGAGCTGGAAGAGCGTCTCGACCGGTACGCCGAGTGCCCGCGCGAGCTTGAGCGCGAGCAGCGTGGAGGGGACGAAGCGCCCCGTCTCCACGGTGTTGATGCTCTTGCGGGTGACGCCCACCAGCGCGGCGAGCTGCTCCTGCGTCAGCCCGAGGCGCGCGCGGTGCTCCCGCAGCGAGTTGATCAGGCGCTCCTCACGCATGCTCCGGGGTCCCCCTCGCGCGGAGGAAGGCGCCCAGCCCCACGGTGACGCCGACGAGGATCGTGAGCTGCACGGCGAGCGCCGCGGGCAGCGGGTGGAAGCTGTTTGCGAGCAGCACGATCACCTGCGTGCCCATCGTCGCCCAGAACGCGGTGGCGAAGGACCGCAGGCGCGCGTGCCGAACGAGCTCGTCGTCGAGCGCCGCCGCCACGGACGACTGCGCCCTCATGCGCCGCCGGATGCGCGACATCCATATGAGCGCCGCAGACCAGAGGGCCCACACCACGAGCCCCACGCCCTGGGCGAGGTGGCGCAGCGTCGAGGAGCCGCCGGAGAGCTCGAGGACCGCTCCCGCGAGATCCAGCCCCTGCCAGAGCGCAAAACCCACCAACGACAGCCACAGCACCCGCCGCCGACTCTCGTCCAGCGCCTCGACTTCATTCATGTCGCCCCCTTGTGCTCGATGTAACCTATAGGTTGCCTGAAGCAACCCAAAGGTTACGTCGCCGTCAAGGTGGCGAGCGGCCGGATCCAGCGCGCTATGCGAATAGCGCCGCGTACTGCTCCTCGCGAAAGCCGACGAGCACGCGCTCGCCCAGCACCAGCACCGGCCGCTTCACGAGCTTGCCGTCCTCGGCGAGCCAGCGGACGAGGGTGGCGTCGTCGGCTGCATCGACCTTCTCCTTGCCGATCGCGCGGTAGCTCTGGCCACTGGTGTTGAGCCACTTGCGCACGGGAAGGCCGCTCGCCGGGATCCACTTCGACAACTCGGCGGGCGTCGGCGGCTGCTCGACGATCGGCCGCACGGTCACTTCGACGCCGTGCTCGGCGAGCCACTTGAGCGCCTTCTTGCAGGTTCCACATCCGGCGTACGAGAGCATGAGGGGCTTGTTCATGGCCCGCTCCCATGACCGATGCGCGCGTGCCTGGCAAGTCGAACCGCGGGACGCTCTCGTCCTGCTCGTTGCCATGACGGCGGTGCGTCGGACGAGAGTGGTCACCTCCCCGCCGGGCAATACGTGGCTTCGGGGACGTACGAGGATACGGTCACGGTGACCGTCGTATTCTGAGGCCCACCCGCCCATTCGACCGAGGAGACGATCGCCATGCCGAACCGCCCGCCACGGGACATCGAGAAGGCCTACTCCCGCAGCCAGTTCGTCGCGAAGCTGCGCAGGCTCGCCGACGCCATCGAAGCCGGTGCGCCGTTCACCATCCAGGTGGCTGGCGAGCGGCTGCGGATCCCCGCCGACGCGGTCTTCAACATCGAGCACGAGCGCGATGGCGGGGTCGACGAGCTCGAGTTCCAGCTGCGGTGGTCGTGAATCTCTGCCGATCGACCGGCAGGGTGTAACGCCACGTCGACCGGTGCGTTGACCCCTGGGCCGAACCGCTGGTAAGCGGCGGATTCGACGCCCCCATGCCTCCAGAGGAGCAGGCCGCATGATCCCGGTGACGAAGCAGGAGGAGCCCCGCGAGTTGGACGAGGCCTTCGAAGCCCTCGACGGCGACCGCGATGCACCCGTCTTCCTCACCTGCGAGCACGCCTCCGAACGGCTTCCCGACGGCTACGCCTGGCCTCCCGGGGACGAGCGCCTCGTGGGCACGCACTGGGCCTACGACCTGGGTGCCGCCGACCTCGTGCGGGAGCTCGCCGAGGCGCTGCGCGCGCCCGCCGTCCTCTCCCGCTTCTCCCGCCTCCTCGTCGATCCCAACCGCCCGGACGGCGCCGCCACCCTCTTCCGCGCCGAGGCGGAGGGGCAGCCCGTCGGGCTCAACCGGCAGCTCACCGACGCCGAGCGGACGCGCCGTCTCGAGCGCTTCCACCGCCCCTACCACGAGGCGATCCACCAGCGCCTCGCCGGGTACGAGGCGCAGGTCCTCTTCTCGGTCCACACCTTCACGCCGGTCTACGAGGGCCAGGTCCGGCAGGTGGAGGTCGGCGTCCTCTTCGACACCCAGGAGGAGCTCGCTGCCCACGCGGCACGAGCGATTCACGCCGCGGGTTTCGTGACCCGGCTCAACGAGCCCTACTCCGGCAGGGAAGGGCTGATCTACGCCGCAGAGCGCCACGCAGCTGCACACGGGAAGATGGCGCTCGAGCTCGAGGTCCGCCAGGATCTCGCCGTCCGCCCGGAGGTGCGTGCGCGCCTCGTCGACGCGCTCGCCGGCTTCTTCCGGGGCCGCGCCCGGTAGCGCCTGGCGCCCGGGCCATCGGCCCGCCCGGTGATGAACCGCACAGATCTTTGTTTTTACTGCAAATTCCTCTTTCGCAGGAAAATCTCGCCTGCCCATGTCGATCTCGCCGAGTCTCGTTCGTCGCCTGTACGAACCATCCACCGGCGCCCGAGGCGCCGAAAGCGAAAGGACACGTCGATGAAGGTCATGGTGATCGTCAAGGCCACGAAGAACAGCGAAGCGGGGATCATGCCGAGCGAGAAGCTCCTGGCCGAGATGGGCAAGTACAACGAGGAGTTGGTCAAGGCCGGCGTCATGCTCGCCGGCGAGGGCCTGAAGCCCAGCGCGAGCGGCAAGCGGATCAAATTCTCCGGGAGCAAGCGCAGCGTCGTCGACGGCCCCTTCGCCGAGACGAAGGAGCTCATCGCCGGCTACTGGATCTGGCAGGTCCGGTCGATGGACGAGGCCGTCGAGTGGGCGCGCCGCTGCCCCGAGCCGATGCCGGGCGAGGAAGCGGAGCTCGAAATCCGCCCGATCTTCGAGGCCGAGGATTTCGGCGCGGAGTTCACCCCCGAGCTCCGGGCGCAGGAGGATCGCCTCCGGGCCGAGATGGAGCGGCGCAAGCAGGCGTAAGGAGCGGGCCATGCGCGAACCAACACCCACGCGCAAGGCCATCGAAGCCGTCTGGCGCATCGAGGCCGCCCGTCTCATCGGCGGCCTCGTGCGCCTGGTTCACGACGTCGATCGCGCGGAGGATCTCGCGCAGGAAGCGCTCGTGACGGCGCTGGAGCGATGGCCGGAGGCGGGCATTCCCGACAACGCGGGCGCGTGGCTGATGACCGCGGCCCGGCGTCGCGCTGTCGATGAGATGCGGCGACGCGCGATGATGGACCAGAAGCACGTCGAGCTGGAGCGCAGCGCCGTCTCGTCCACGACGTTCGACGAGGAGGCGCTCGACGACGCCGTCGGTGACGACGTGCTCCGCCTCGTGCTCGTCGCCTGCCACCCCGTGCTCTCCCGGGAGGCACGCGTTGCCCTGACGTTGCGCCTCGTCGCCGGTCTCTCGACCGCGGAGATCGCGCGTGCCTTCCTCACCTCCGAGGCGACGATGGCGCAGCGGATCGTCCGCGCCAAGCGGACGCTCTCCGAGGCCAGGGTTCCGTTCGAAGTGCCGACCGGTGCGGATCTGGGCGCACGGATCCCGCCGGCGCTGGAGGTCGTCTACCTCATCTTCAACGAGGGCTACGCGGCGACTGCCGGCGACGACTGGCTCCGGCCGGAGCTCTGCGAGGAGGCGATGCGCCTCGGCCGCATGCTCGCGGGGCTGGTGGCGGACGACGCGGAGGTTCACGGCCTGC includes:
- a CDS encoding Spx/MgsR family RNA polymerase-binding regulatory protein, yielding MNKPLMLSYAGCGTCKKALKWLAEHGVEVTVRPIVEQPPTPAELSKWIPASGLPVRKWLNTSGQSYRAIGKEKVDAADDATLVRWLAEDGKLVKRPVLVLGERVLVGFREEQYAALFA
- a CDS encoding helix-turn-helix transcriptional regulator, translating into MREERLINSLREHRARLGLTQEQLAALVGVTRKSINTVETGRFVPSTLLALKLARALGVPVETLFQLEG
- a CDS encoding amphi-Trp domain-containing protein, producing the protein MPNRPPRDIEKAYSRSQFVAKLRRLADAIEAGAPFTIQVAGERLRIPADAVFNIEHERDGGVDELEFQLRWS
- a CDS encoding carboxymuconolactone decarboxylase family protein, with the translated sequence MAKHRPLNYVAAIPDILKALEQVHVVMDGTGFDRTVHHLVQLRASQINGCAFCVKMHTNEARQDGETNERLDRLVVWERVSDFTPKERAALAWTEALTSLERRTDYAALRAGLREHFTEVEVGVLTVTATMINLWNRLQIACH
- a CDS encoding YidH family protein, whose translation is MANERTFVAWLRTAVSLISLGLAINRLAMYLQEVNQSEGKARHLVIDAAWMGTGFVIFGLVLVVLSASHFRRRTRQIQDGTFEPLSISIVVIGAAILLMGLLGLAWFHRS
- a CDS encoding RNA polymerase sigma factor — translated: MREPTPTRKAIEAVWRIEAARLIGGLVRLVHDVDRAEDLAQEALVTALERWPEAGIPDNAGAWLMTAARRRAVDEMRRRAMMDQKHVELERSAVSSTTFDEEALDDAVGDDVLRLVLVACHPVLSREARVALTLRLVAGLSTAEIARAFLTSEATMAQRIVRAKRTLSEARVPFEVPTGADLGARIPPALEVVYLIFNEGYAATAGDDWLRPELCEEAMRLGRMLAGLVADDAEVHGLLALMELQASRARARVGPGGEPVLLFEQDRSRWDRLLITRGLAALARAEALAQPLGPYTIQAAIAGCHARARTPQETDWARIVALYDALVELTGSPVVELNRAVAVSMAYGPAEALPLVDELAEEPALRNYHLLPAVRADLLLKLGRRSEAKAELEKAAGLATNTRERDLLLARAAACSSP
- a CDS encoding MFS transporter, giving the protein MSPEEAGAAAPIRREPGWRDLLAGANLVRSLALAGGAGLHATNLYVSTTILPSVVRDIGGLAYYAWNTTVFVVASILGSAVASRLLARLGARAAYAIAAAIFAAGSLLCAAAPAMATMLVGRFVQGLGGGLLLALPYALIRTTFAEPLWPRAMALFSGVWGIATLLGPTIGGIFAELGNWRAAFWSLAPATAALTLAAVFVLPRRKGGAPAPPLPGRQLALLTAAVLAASASSVAGRSAWSAGGLLLAVTLVAAVITAESRARHRLLPRGAFRITKPLGALYLMSALLAMTVTCTEIFVPLFLQELRGLSPLEAGYLAALMSVGWTVGAIVTSSLHEGRLILVLRGAALLSVVSMAALAVLLPGQGGGGWVALTPLCIARVAGGAGVGIAYPHLSASILRVAPADEAEIAGSSIMTVQLCATAFGASLAGVTVNLAGLGDGPEGVAGAARWLFVVFALGPALCLMIAWGWRQPAER
- a CDS encoding N-formylglutamate amidohydrolase — protein: MIPVTKQEEPRELDEAFEALDGDRDAPVFLTCEHASERLPDGYAWPPGDERLVGTHWAYDLGAADLVRELAEALRAPAVLSRFSRLLVDPNRPDGAATLFRAEAEGQPVGLNRQLTDAERTRRLERFHRPYHEAIHQRLAGYEAQVLFSVHTFTPVYEGQVRQVEVGVLFDTQEELAAHAARAIHAAGFVTRLNEPYSGREGLIYAAERHAAAHGKMALELEVRQDLAVRPEVRARLVDALAGFFRGRAR
- a CDS encoding GNAT family N-acetyltransferase encodes the protein MEIEIRGAEPEEAAALVALAHRTILRCYRPFLGDAVVDGFVEGGFIERYLEENVGNCVVLVDESEIVGLGIALGKTIDLLLIDPDRQRRGLGSRLLGHVEAHLFHDWAELLLESFEANRPANDFFRRNGWTEAGRFVDEDSGLPKLRFRKVQSG
- the sigJ gene encoding RNA polymerase sigma factor SigJ, with the translated sequence MNELHDVTVFEKKRPYLLGLAYRILGSLADAEDAVQDTFLKWRGADRTTIRDPSAWLTTACTRRCIDILSARHTRVDYVGAWLPEPIHAVTEATPESDLELASSLSTAFLLLLERLTPKERAAYLLHEIFSRPYPEIAAALGMQEAACRKLVSRARTSVGEDRMRHVASRERQEELLAAFRSAVATGVTEPLAALLSDDIALTADGGGKVTTIERALSGKPEVLPFVAERLRNWWSSYEWQLVRINGALGALLLENGQIVAALSFAFDAEGRATGIFIMRNPDKLARLSAEVFLS
- a CDS encoding NAD(P)H-binding protein, whose translation is MKIVVAGATGKLGRLVIDGLLQKVPTSQMVAAVRHPEKAVDLAARGVDVRHVDASRPETLKAAFSGTQKALLISSAEENALAWHQAVLEAAKKAHIRLLVYTSMLHAEESHLRAAAVHRATERLLRASGLTHVILRNGLYLENFTEQAVLALENGAVIGNASEGRVAGASRADYAAAAVAVLTGTGHENKIYELVGDKPFGMADLADEISRIAGKQVGYEDLTPEDHGVLLVAAGLPAERAEMLVDVHLAISRGEMTARAEDLRRLIGRPTTTLAGALAAALPQAPGSVPA
- a CDS encoding YciI family protein, which gives rise to MKVMVIVKATKNSEAGIMPSEKLLAEMGKYNEELVKAGVMLAGEGLKPSASGKRIKFSGSKRSVVDGPFAETKELIAGYWIWQVRSMDEAVEWARRCPEPMPGEEAELEIRPIFEAEDFGAEFTPELRAQEDRLRAEMERRKQA